A region from the Zonotrichia leucophrys gambelii isolate GWCS_2022_RI chromosome Z, RI_Zleu_2.0, whole genome shotgun sequence genome encodes:
- the TSTD2 gene encoding thiosulfate sulfurtransferase/rhodanese-like domain-containing protein 2 has translation MVPGEAAPAGPGSPRGSAEGAAAGRKQRAAARRKAFSLFVKAKEVPAASRCPGGGEGVRWRCCRQPFEELPGIHRHVALHHSGDVGLLAGLGAGPAEAADSPPGSAARPSGHSCGSPEISWTLPDTSHVSQEDLTSQVGDVLLYYCYCEVRDPEKLCAWQKALCQHLHLTGKVRVASEGINGTVGGSKIATSLYIKVMLSQPLFKNILCQEDFKSSAGGAHCFPDLRVGVFKEIVPMGIDPKIVSYKETGIHLSPQEFHREVEQYLSQATQGQSDTILLDCRNFYESKIGHFQGCLAPDIRKFSYFPSYVDENLELFKDKRVLMYCTGGIRCERGSAYLRSKAVCREVYQLKGGIHKYLEEFPDGFYRGKLFVFDDRYAICSNEDIISACRYCGVLWDQYKLCSSQHCRQLVLTCPSCCNKGLTACCPVCQEKELKVTSRASEQVLKEECECTRRRPRVPIEPVSPRMLDTGKD, from the exons ATGGTGCCGGGCGAGGCGgcgccggccgggccgggctcgccACGGGGCAGCGCCGAGGGGGCCGCGGCGGGCAGGAAGCAGCGCGCGGCCGCCCGCAGGAAG GCCTTTTCCCTGTTCGTCAAAGCCAAGGAGGTGCCGGCCGCGTCGCGGTGTCCCGGCGGCGGAGAGGGTGTGCGGTGGCGGTGCTGCCGGCAGCCATTCGAGGAGCTGCCCGGCATCCACAGGCACGTGGCCCTGCACCACTCCGGGGACGTGGGGCTGCTGGCGGGGCTCGGCGCGGGGCCGGCGGAGGCCGCGGACAGCCCCCCGGGCAGCGCGGCCCGGCCGAGCGGGCACTCCTGCGGCAGCCCCGAGATCTCCTGGACGCTCCCGGACACGAGCCACGTCAGCCAGGAGGACCTGACGAG CCAGGTGGGAGACGTACTTCTCTATTACTGTTACTGTGAGGTGAGGGATCCAGAGAAACTCTGTGCTTGGCAAAAGGCCTTGTGTCAGCATCTACATCTCACTGGCAAG GTACGAGTTGCTTCGGAAGGAATTAATGGGACAGTTGGTGGAAGCAAAATAGCTACCAGTCTCTACATTAAAGTTATGCTTTCCCAGCCtttgttcaaaaacattttgtgtCAAGAGGATTTCAAG agcagtgcaggaggagctcaCTGTTTCCCAGACCTTCGAGTTGGAGTATTCAAAGAAATTGTACCTATGGGCATTGATCCAAAAATAGTGTCCTATAAGGAAACTG gAATCCATTTATCCCCTCAGGAATTTCATAGAGAAGTAGAACAGTATTTGTCTCAGGCCACTCAAGGACAAAGTGATACCATCTTGCTGGACTGTCGGAACTTCTATGAAAGTAAAATA GGGCATTTCCAGGGCTGTCTGGCTCCAGATATCAGGAAGTTCAGCTATTTTCCAAGCTATGTAGATGAAAACCTGGAGCTTTTTAAAGACAAGCGTGTCCTAATGTACTGCACAGGAGGGATTCGCTGTGAAAGAGGCTCTGCTTACCTCAGGAGCAAG GCAGTGTGCAGAGAGGTTTACCAGCTAAAAGGTGGAATTCACAAGTACCTAGAAGAGTTTCCAGATGGATTCTACAGGGGGAAGCTGTTTGTATTTGATGATCGTTACGCCATTTGTTCCAATGAAGATATCATCTCAG caTGCAGATActgtggggtgctgtgggacCAGTATAAACTTTGTTCCAGTCAGCACTGCCGGCAGCTTGTCCTGACATGTCCAAGTTGTTGCAACAAAGGTCTTACAGCTTGCTGTCCTGTTTGTCAAGAGAAGGAGCTCAAGGTGACTTCAAGGGCTTCAGAACAGGTACTTAAGGAGGAATGTGAATGTACAAGGAGACGGCCAAGGGTGCCCATTGAACCTGTCTCACCAAGGATGCTGGACACAGGAAAAGATTAA